The proteins below are encoded in one region of Acidobacteriota bacterium:
- a CDS encoding UbiA family prenyltransferase codes for MVGSEVSVPLVVDVDGTLVRGGLLSEAVTRLAAVSPLAVLSLLLRAALSIVDGGAAVRRRLALLTPPLPATLSLNEAVTAEIAAARQAGRQIWLASGADGRLVAPLAEAVGAAGWLASGRGTMLVGAARSAVLVERFGEGGFDYVGSRRRDLPVWRRARRAVGVGLSRRLSQAIRALDGEARLLPGSGGRALDYVLALRPHQWIKNAVVFGPIVAAHETRPELYLVVAGLFGALSAAASGGYLLNDLFDLPYDRAHQRKRRRPLAAGRLPLLPAGSLGVALVAGGVAAAFGLSAAAGGCVAAYVLLTFAYSLVLKRRVFVDVAVLALLFTVRTLAGAAAIAVPVSTWFLAFAFFVFLALAILKRQGELSVLRATGKSALPGRAYTVEDRAVLAGFAAASGMASVVVLALYIQSPEVRALYGRPEVLWLVGPLLVTWLGRMTLLADRGRLGDDPVLFAVGDRVTWLTTLAAGAAAACAAVL; via the coding sequence GTGGTCGGAAGCGAGGTTTCGGTACCCCTGGTCGTCGACGTCGACGGGACCCTGGTGCGGGGCGGCCTGCTGAGCGAGGCGGTGACGCGACTAGCCGCGGTCTCGCCGCTAGCGGTGTTGAGTCTGCTGTTGCGGGCGGCCCTGTCCATCGTGGACGGCGGTGCCGCGGTCAGGCGAAGACTGGCCCTTCTGACCCCACCGCTGCCGGCGACGTTGTCCCTGAACGAGGCCGTGACGGCGGAGATCGCCGCCGCGCGGCAGGCGGGGCGGCAGATATGGCTGGCGTCGGGCGCCGACGGACGCCTGGTAGCGCCGCTTGCCGAAGCCGTCGGCGCGGCCGGTTGGCTCGCTTCGGGCCGCGGGACGATGCTGGTCGGGGCCGCCCGGTCCGCGGTCCTCGTCGAGCGGTTCGGAGAGGGCGGGTTCGACTACGTCGGCAGCCGGCGGCGCGATCTTCCGGTCTGGCGGCGGGCGCGACGCGCCGTCGGAGTGGGGCTCTCCCGCCGTCTCTCGCAGGCGATCCGAGCTTTGGACGGCGAGGCGCGGTTGTTGCCCGGGTCCGGCGGACGAGCGCTCGACTACGTTCTGGCCCTCCGGCCGCACCAATGGATCAAGAACGCGGTGGTGTTCGGGCCCATCGTCGCCGCCCACGAGACGCGCCCGGAGCTCTATCTGGTAGTGGCCGGACTGTTCGGGGCCCTCTCGGCCGCGGCGTCGGGCGGCTACCTGCTGAACGATCTGTTCGATCTGCCGTACGACCGCGCGCATCAGCGGAAGCGTCGGCGGCCGTTGGCGGCGGGTCGACTGCCCTTGTTGCCGGCTGGCAGTCTGGGAGTGGCGCTGGTGGCGGGAGGAGTCGCCGCGGCCTTCGGTCTGTCCGCGGCGGCAGGGGGCTGCGTGGCCGCTTACGTGCTGCTGACTTTCGCCTACTCGCTGGTGCTGAAACGGAGAGTCTTCGTGGACGTGGCGGTGCTGGCTTTGCTCTTCACCGTCCGCACGCTCGCGGGCGCGGCGGCAATCGCGGTCCCCGTGTCGACCTGGTTCCTGGCGTTCGCGTTCTTCGTCTTTCTCGCCCTCGCCATCCTCAAGCGTCAGGGCGAGCTGTCGGTACTGCGGGCGACGGGGAAGTCGGCGCTACCCGGTCGCGCCTACACGGTAGAGGATCGCGCGGTCCTCGCCGGGTTCGCGGCAGCCAGCGGGATGGCGTCGGTCGTCGTTCTGGCGCTGTACATTCAGAGCCCCGAGGTGCGCGCTCTCTACGGCCGCCCGGAAGTGTTGTGGCTCGTGGGGCCGTTGCTGGTCACTTGGCTCGGGCGGATGACGCTGCTGGCCGACCGCGGCAGGCTGGGCGACGACCCGGTCCTGTTCGCCGTCGGAGACCGGGTGACTTGGCTGACCACCCTCGCCGCCGGCGCCGCGGCGGCGTGCGCGGCGGTGCTGTGA
- the purH gene encoding bifunctional phosphoribosylaminoimidazolecarboxamide formyltransferase/IMP cyclohydrolase → MRGVDRRSAGSLRARAVAAARLVAACRGRHRQDQRAVMRVLLSVSDKTGLADLGRALVARGAELVSTGGTARALAEADLPVTAVSDVTGFPEMLDGRVKTLHPAVHGGILARRGRPDDMEAIRGQGIEPIDIVVVNLYPFARTAASEATFDELIEQIDIGGPGMVRAAAKSFADVLVVVDPADYGRVADALGNAGGPDRALRFELARKAFAHTAAYDATIAAALDAVDTAGPEFTRAPFNLAGVVPDRLAVQAPKVRDLRYGENPHQRAALYTDGAWGFGRARVLQGKALSFTNLLDLDAAARLVLEFDEPAAAVVKHTNPCGAAIAATLREAYATARGVDELSAFGGIVGLNRPLDGETAAVVAETFIECVVAPAVSGAAREILARKTNLRLVEADFGGGGDAARRDVRSILGAWLVQERDRVVESAGPWADGAVAADDAVLRVVTKRPPTDEEWAALRFAWRVCAHVKSNTVIFSRADRLAAVGAGQMSRVDAVNVAVMKAGESLAGTVAASDAFFPFRDGLDAIASAGATAVVQPGGSKRDDEAIAAADEHGMAMVFAGRRHFRH, encoded by the coding sequence ATGCGAGGTGTTGATAGACGATCGGCCGGTTCCCTTCGCGCGCGAGCTGTGGCTGCCGCTCGTCTGGTTGCTGCTTGCCGCGGCCGGCATCGGCAGGATCAAAGGGCCGTGATGCGTGTACTGCTCAGTGTTTCGGACAAGACGGGCCTCGCCGACCTCGGCCGCGCCCTGGTGGCGCGCGGCGCCGAGCTGGTGTCGACCGGGGGCACGGCGCGGGCGTTGGCGGAGGCGGATCTGCCGGTCACCGCGGTGTCCGACGTGACCGGGTTTCCGGAGATGCTGGACGGACGGGTCAAGACGCTCCACCCGGCGGTGCACGGCGGCATCCTGGCGCGGCGCGGCCGGCCGGACGACATGGAGGCGATCCGCGGTCAGGGGATCGAGCCGATCGACATCGTCGTGGTGAACCTCTATCCCTTCGCGCGGACGGCGGCGTCGGAGGCGACGTTCGACGAGCTGATCGAGCAGATCGACATCGGCGGTCCCGGCATGGTCCGCGCCGCGGCGAAGAGCTTCGCGGACGTGCTGGTGGTGGTGGACCCGGCCGACTACGGCCGCGTCGCCGACGCCCTGGGGAACGCCGGCGGGCCCGACCGGGCGCTGCGCTTCGAGCTGGCCCGCAAGGCGTTCGCGCACACGGCCGCCTACGATGCGACCATCGCGGCGGCGCTGGACGCCGTGGACACCGCCGGACCGGAATTCACCCGCGCGCCGTTCAACCTGGCGGGCGTCGTGCCGGACCGGCTTGCCGTGCAGGCGCCGAAGGTGCGCGACCTGCGCTACGGCGAGAACCCGCATCAGCGGGCGGCGCTGTACACGGACGGCGCCTGGGGGTTCGGCCGGGCGCGGGTGCTGCAGGGCAAGGCGCTGTCGTTCACGAACCTGCTCGATCTCGACGCGGCGGCGCGCCTGGTCCTGGAGTTCGACGAGCCGGCGGCGGCGGTCGTCAAGCACACCAATCCGTGCGGGGCGGCCATCGCGGCGACGCTGCGCGAGGCGTACGCGACGGCCCGGGGGGTGGACGAGCTGTCCGCGTTCGGCGGCATCGTGGGCCTCAACCGCCCGCTCGACGGTGAGACCGCCGCCGTGGTCGCCGAGACGTTCATCGAGTGCGTGGTGGCCCCCGCGGTGAGCGGCGCGGCGCGGGAGATCCTGGCCCGCAAGACCAACCTGCGCCTGGTCGAGGCCGACTTCGGCGGGGGCGGCGACGCTGCGCGGCGCGACGTGCGGTCCATCCTGGGCGCGTGGCTCGTGCAGGAGCGCGACCGGGTGGTCGAGAGCGCCGGCCCGTGGGCGGACGGCGCCGTGGCGGCGGACGACGCCGTGCTGCGGGTCGTCACGAAACGCCCGCCGACCGACGAGGAGTGGGCCGCGCTGCGGTTCGCGTGGCGGGTCTGCGCCCATGTCAAGTCGAACACCGTCATCTTCTCGCGCGCGGATCGCCTGGCCGCGGTCGGGGCGGGGCAGATGAGCCGGGTGGATGCGGTCAACGTGGCGGTGATGAAGGCGGGAGAGAGCCTTGCCGGCACCGTGGCGGCCTCGGATGCCTTCTTCCCCTTCCGCGACGGGCTCGACGCGATCGCGTCGGCCGGGGCGACCGCGGTCGTGCAGCCGGGCGGGTCGAAGCGCGACGACGAGGCGATCGCCGCCGCCGACGAGCACGGGATGGCGATGGTCTTCGCCGGCCGGCGCCACTTCCGGCATTGA